The following are encoded together in the Robertmurraya sp. FSL R5-0851 genome:
- a CDS encoding alpha/beta hydrolase: MKIAMPKPFTFEGGPRAVLLLHGFTGNSADVRMLGRFLEKRGYTCHAPHYKGHGVPPEELVHTGPEDWWQDVTEAYEYLKNKGHKEIAVAGLSLGGVFSLKLGYTVPIKGIVPMCAPMYIKSEEIMYEGILDYAREFKKREGKSAEQVEAEMDDFKKTPMNTLKALQNLIADVRDHVDHIYAPTFVVQARHDHMINTDSANIIYNGIESDEKSIKWYEESGHVITLDKEKEQLHEDVFQFLESLNWEE, encoded by the coding sequence ATGAAAATTGCTATGCCAAAGCCATTTACTTTTGAGGGGGGACCACGAGCGGTACTTCTTCTACACGGTTTTACGGGTAACAGTGCTGACGTTCGAATGCTAGGTCGTTTTTTAGAAAAAAGAGGCTACACCTGTCATGCCCCGCACTATAAAGGACATGGTGTTCCACCGGAAGAGCTTGTCCATACAGGACCAGAAGACTGGTGGCAAGATGTGACCGAGGCGTATGAATATCTTAAAAATAAGGGACATAAGGAAATTGCAGTGGCTGGACTTTCTCTAGGTGGCGTATTTTCGCTGAAATTGGGTTACACTGTACCTATTAAGGGAATTGTTCCAATGTGTGCACCAATGTACATAAAAAGTGAAGAAATCATGTATGAGGGAATTCTTGATTACGCTCGTGAATTCAAAAAACGAGAAGGAAAATCAGCCGAGCAAGTCGAAGCAGAGATGGATGATTTTAAAAAGACACCTATGAATACGTTAAAGGCACTGCAAAACTTAATAGCTGATGTTCGTGATCATGTAGACCATATTTACGCTCCAACCTTTGTGGTTCAAGCTCGACATGATCATATGATTAATACAGACAGTGCGAATATTATTTACAATGGTATTGAATCTGATGAAAAATCTATTAAATGGTATGAAGAATCTGGACACGTCATCACACTGGATAAAGAAAAGGAACAGCTTCACGAGGACGTTTTTCAGTTTTTAGAAAGTTTAAATTGGGAAGAATAA
- the secG gene encoding preprotein translocase subunit SecG, translating to METLVTVLLVVVSIALIVVVLLQSGKSTGLSGAISGGAEQLFGKQKARGLDLYLHRATIVLSVFFFILTILLAYVL from the coding sequence ATGGAAACATTAGTTACTGTATTACTTGTGGTCGTTTCGATCGCTTTGATTGTGGTTGTGCTTCTTCAGTCTGGAAAAAGTACAGGTCTTTCTGGTGCTATCTCGGGTGGAGCGGAACAGTTATTCGGGAAGCAAAAGGCACGTGGACTTGACCTTTACCTCCACCGTGCGACGATCGTTCTGTCGGTATTTTTCTTTATCTTAACGATCTTACTAGCGTACGTTTTATAA
- a CDS encoding nuclease-related domain-containing protein translates to MIVKKFEMSLEILKLKSLGKRIGSSHAVNSEVKSELSKRLAGHKGEQSLLYYLRQLPEKEHFIFHNLRLQERDYYFQIDFLILTTRFALILETKNIMGTLFFDSGFGQLIRMKDGEEDGFQDPLTQARRQQGMLGKWLLKYGGVRVPIEYFVVVSNPSSIIRTDPGKAHLFKRVIHGDKLPERINGLGSKFKLDVLDQRGVKRVCKLLLKSHRPAEYDALGRFGLSPSDISIGVQCGACGKLRMERVYGKWYCADCGNNDANAHMSALKDYFYLIKLTITNQEFRDFMLLESPDVAKRLLNELNLGYSGSNKGRIYYPKASVEDISASL, encoded by the coding sequence TTGATTGTTAAAAAGTTTGAAATGTCATTGGAAATTCTTAAGTTGAAATCCTTAGGAAAAAGGATAGGTTCTAGTCATGCAGTAAACTCAGAGGTAAAAAGCGAATTATCCAAAAGACTTGCCGGACATAAGGGCGAACAATCCCTCTTGTATTACCTACGTCAACTCCCCGAAAAAGAGCACTTTATTTTCCACAACCTTCGACTTCAAGAAAGAGATTATTACTTTCAGATTGATTTCCTTATTCTAACTACTAGATTTGCATTGATACTTGAAACAAAAAATATTATGGGTACGTTATTTTTCGATTCTGGCTTTGGGCAGTTAATCCGGATGAAAGATGGTGAAGAGGATGGGTTTCAAGATCCTTTAACACAAGCAAGGAGACAGCAAGGCATGTTGGGTAAATGGCTGTTGAAGTATGGAGGTGTACGTGTACCTATTGAGTATTTTGTAGTTGTGAGCAATCCTTCATCCATTATACGTACCGATCCAGGGAAGGCACATTTGTTTAAGCGTGTGATTCATGGGGATAAATTGCCTGAAAGGATTAATGGCTTGGGTAGCAAATTTAAATTGGATGTTTTGGATCAGCGTGGAGTTAAAAGAGTCTGTAAACTACTTTTGAAGAGTCATCGTCCCGCTGAATATGATGCACTTGGTCGATTTGGGTTATCTCCTTCTGATATTTCTATTGGGGTGCAATGCGGTGCTTGTGGGAAATTGCGGATGGAGCGTGTGTATGGGAAGTGGTATTGTGCAGATTGCGGCAATAATGACGCGAATGCACATATGTCTGCACTGAAGGACTACTTTTATTTAATAAAACTGACGATAACGAACCAGGAATTTCGGGATTTTATGTTGTTGGAGTCACCGGATGTGGCTAAGCGTCTATTAAACGAGTTAAATCTAGGCTATTCCGGATCAAATAAGGGAAGAATCTATTATCCAAAAGCCAGCGTAGAGGATATATCAGCGAGTTTATAA
- the eno gene encoding phosphopyruvate hydratase: MPYIQHVYAREVLDSRGNPTVEVEVITESGSFGRAIVPSGASTGEHEAVELRDGDKSRYLGKGVQKAVDNVNNIIAEEIIGMDVTDQVGIDRTMIQLDGTENKGKLGANAILGVSMAVAHAAAEFVGLPLYRYLGGFNAKQLPTPMMNIINGGSHADNNVDFQEFMILPVGAPTFKEAIRMGAEIFHSLKKVLSDKGLNTAVGDEGGFAPNLGSNREALQVIMEAIKNAGYEPGKDIFLGMDVASSEFFNKETKQYDLAGEGRTGLSSEAMVNFYEELVNEFPIISIEDGLDENDWEGHKLLTERIGDRVQLVGDDLFVTNTKKLAEGIEKGIANSILIKVNQIGTLTETFEAIEMAKRAGYTAVVSHRSGETEDATIADIAVATNAGQIKTGSMSRTDRIAKYNQLLRIEDELGELAVYDGMKSLYNLKK, translated from the coding sequence ATGCCATATATTCAACATGTATACGCTCGTGAAGTATTAGATTCTCGCGGAAACCCAACTGTAGAAGTAGAAGTAATCACTGAGTCTGGTTCATTTGGACGCGCAATCGTTCCATCTGGTGCATCAACTGGTGAGCACGAAGCAGTAGAACTACGTGACGGCGACAAGTCACGTTACCTTGGAAAAGGTGTTCAAAAAGCGGTAGATAATGTAAACAACATCATCGCTGAAGAAATCATTGGTATGGACGTAACTGACCAAGTTGGAATCGACCGCACAATGATCCAATTAGACGGAACTGAAAACAAAGGTAAGTTAGGAGCTAACGCAATCCTAGGTGTTTCTATGGCTGTTGCTCACGCTGCTGCTGAATTTGTAGGTCTTCCATTATACCGTTACCTTGGCGGATTCAACGCGAAGCAACTTCCAACTCCAATGATGAACATCATCAACGGTGGATCACATGCTGACAACAACGTTGACTTCCAAGAGTTCATGATTTTACCAGTAGGAGCTCCTACTTTCAAAGAAGCAATCCGTATGGGTGCTGAAATTTTCCATTCATTAAAGAAAGTTCTTTCTGACAAAGGTCTTAACACAGCTGTAGGTGACGAAGGTGGATTCGCTCCAAACCTTGGTTCTAACCGTGAAGCTCTACAAGTTATCATGGAAGCAATCAAGAACGCTGGTTATGAGCCTGGAAAAGACATTTTCTTAGGTATGGACGTTGCATCTTCTGAGTTCTTCAACAAAGAAACAAAGCAATATGACCTAGCTGGAGAAGGCCGCACTGGTTTATCTTCTGAAGCGATGGTTAACTTCTACGAAGAATTAGTTAACGAATTCCCAATCATCTCAATCGAAGATGGTTTAGACGAAAACGACTGGGAAGGCCACAAGCTATTAACTGAGCGCATCGGTGACCGCGTTCAATTAGTTGGTGACGACCTATTCGTTACAAACACAAAGAAGCTTGCTGAAGGTATTGAAAAAGGAATTGCTAACTCAATTCTTATCAAGGTTAACCAAATCGGTACACTTACTGAAACATTTGAAGCAATCGAAATGGCGAAGCGCGCTGGTTACACAGCTGTTGTTTCTCACCGTTCTGGTGAAACTGAAGATGCTACAATTGCTGACATCGCAGTTGCAACAAACGCTGGCCAAATCAAAACTGGTTCTATGAGCCGTACAGACCGTATTGCTAAGTACAACCAACTTCTTCGCATCGAAGACGAGCTTGGCGAACTAGCTGTATACGATGGAATGAAATCACTTTATAACTTGAAGAAGTAA